The stretch of DNA actgcagtcctggttgccatggttacttagcaagttttagaagcattatacttacctgcgagctgcgatgtctgtgaccggccgggcgctcctcctactggtaagtgacaggtctgtgctataagcaatgcgccgcacagacctttcacttaccagtaggaggagcgcccggccggtcacagaaatcgcagctcgcaggcaagtataatgcttctaaaaattgctaagtagtttaattaggagggggagcccactggccaccaatgaatgtacagtaatacaggggagggaggggggcccactggccaccaatgaatgtacagtaatacaggggagggagggggggaccactggccaccaatgaatttaaaactggggagggagggggggtgccccctcctgcctggcagcacctgatctcttacagggggctatgatacgcacaattaactcctcaggtgattaacccaggggttaattgtgcggatcacagccccctgtaagagatcgggtgctcccctgtaagagatcgggtgctgccaggcagcagtcatgtacacagttcgtaggatattctaacttgaagcgtccccatcactatgggaacgcctccgtgttagaatatactgtcggatctgagtttcacgatctaactcaaatccgatggtatattctaacagaggtgttcccatggtgatggggacgcttcaagttaaaatataccatcggattgaagaaaactcagatccgatggtataatagggactcctgactttacattaaaagtcaatgggggacggatctgtttgcaattgcaccatattgtgtcaacgtcaaacggatccgtccccattgactggcattgtaagtcaggacggatccgtttggctccgcacggccaggcggacaccaaaatgacttttttcatgtccgtggatcctccaaaaatcaaggaagacccacggacgaaaaaacggtcacggattacAGAATAACGGAAAtcggttttgcggaccgcaaaaaaaaaaacgtccgtgtgcatgaggcctaaaaaaaaaaaaacaacaaaaaacaaaaaaacacagcagATGGTGCCATACAGATCTATTTTTCTGAATAACTCAAACCCACTGAATTTGGCAGGACAAACCCACCAAATAACGTGTATCGGGCCGCAGAGGTACGGATTGGGTTGTTGgacttcaacatgcctgatcctttcatTCTTAGCAGCTTATTCCCCTTTCCCCATCAAGAACACATGCAAACTCAGGCGAGTGTGTATGGGGAGCAACGACTGTTGGATGAGATCGCTATGTAATGTGTATGGCAGccgtagggctcatgcacacgaccgctgcatGCACTGGGGACTGCAAATTTGGCAACCTCCGTGCAGTTTCTGCAGACCcgttcaacttgaataggtctgtGATCCGTTCGCAAcacacaaaaaaactaaacaaacaagttctatttttttgcggtgcagaggaacGGAGAAAAAACCCcagggaagcactccgtagtgatcTGTGCCTCCTTTCCGCACTGCACCTTCCGGCTTGCAGACCCATTTAGTGATGCAGTGCAAAAACGTCCTGGGCCCGTATATTGTGGAACCACTGTTTGCAGGGCGCAATACGGGCACAGCCGtgcaacggccgcgtgcatgagcggAAATGTAGGACATCTCCAGAACATCTAAAGGCTCTTTTACACTGGCTGATCAGCCGCGTTCATAGGAACACTTGTTAGTGATTATATGGCGGTGTAAACGTTCCGCTCGTTCATCAGCTAATAGGACTGTACGCGCAGACACCTAAATCATGGTTTGCCTACGGCAGATCACGCCATCTAATCGTACTCTGCTGCTGGACAACGAGTCTGTAGggggacaagcaatggcattagtgatcgctccatactgtagaggagatcactgcatgtaatagcagcagtctcctccactgacgagcaggcgattgccgcgaAGAAAagattccttcctgacaattgtctACTCCATTGAGCAGTGTAAAGAgcctttaggctagtttcacataagCAATAAACCTATCTGGCAAGCTGTTACAGCAAAGGAAGAGCCTGCTAGAGCTCTCAGTATCCAGCATAGCCGAAAACTGACATTATAGCCAATGGGGGCCTGGCGGTGTGCCGCCCATCAGACTGTGGCGGATACaatggactccggcaggctgttcctctgccagatagCTTTAACGCACATGTGAAAGAAGCCTCATCTGGGAGGTCACTCCATGAAGAAGAGAGTGGGGACAGACATCTTTGGGGCCTGCCCAGCTCATTACACAGGGAATGATGCATGTCTATTACAGGACTGATGTATATGGGAGGAGGGGGGAAGTGGGCTCAGGCAGATGGGACTACGACTACAGCTCTGCGGGAGGGCGAGTATCTCAGGCTCTGTCACTCATTATTTTACAACTAGATGGTAAATCCACCCTCAGTTGGTTTTATTTGCCGTCATCACCAGTGACCCCAAGAATCACACTCCGTGGATCTATAAATATTCTGATAGAGGTCGCTGCTCACTACAGGACGCGCCGCCATTCCCAGCAGTTACCATGATGTAACGCTTCTCTTTTTAGCGGTAAGTCTTTACCACGGAGCCTCAGGCATGCGTCCACCGCTTCTCCTCCTGCAGATTATCTTACCTCTCAGGATGTGACATAAGGTAAGAGGATCTTGTACGTCAGACTGAGAATCTGAGACACCAATTTCCACTCcctagggcatctgtcagcagttctgtacctatgacactggctgatctgttacatgtgcacttggcagctgaaggcgtctgtgttggtcccatgttcatatgtgtccacattgctgagaaaaattgtgctataatatatgcaaattagcctctaggagcaacgggggcgttgccgttccgcctagaggctctactctttcattgacaggggcaggcagtgaaaacatcatcacccctgtcaaagtgcagagggattAGGCAGttttagagagagcagagcctataggtgtaatggtaacacccccgttgctcctagaggctcatttgcatatattataacatcatatttctcagtaatgcgggcacatatgaacatgggacccacagaagtcttcagctgccaagtgcacaagtaacaggtcagacagtctcataggtacaaaactgctgacagatgccctttaaacagaAGAATAATGGACGCTTCTGCAGCTGGCACACAAAGATAAAGGGTAGAGGCACCTGCGGCAGGCATCGCTACAGAGAGAGAGGCACCTGCGGCAGGCATCGCTACAGAGAGAGAGGCACCTGCGGCAGGCATCGCTACAGAGAGAGAGGCACCTGCGGCAGGCATCGCTACAGAGAGAGAGGCACCTGCGGCAGGCATCGCTACAGAGAGAGAGGCACCTGCGGCAGGCATCGCTACAGAGAGAGAGGCACCTGCGGCAGGCATCGCTACAGAGAGAGAGGCACCTGCGGCAGGCATCGCTACAGAGAGAGAGGCACCTGCGGCAGGCATCGCTACAGAGAGAGAGGCACCTGCGGCAGGCATCGCTACAGAGAGAGAGGCACCTGCGGCAGGCATCGCTACAGAGAGAGAGGCACCTGCGGCAGGCATCGCTACAGAGAGAGAGGCACCTGCGGCAGGCATCGCTACAGAGAGAGAGGCACCTGCGGCAGGCATCGCTACAGAGAGAGAGGCACCTGCGGCAGGCATCGCTACAGAGAGAGAGGCACCTGCGGCAGGCATCGCTACAGAGAGAGAGGCACCTGCGGCAGGCATCGCTACAGAGAGAGAGGCACCTGCGGCAGGCATCGCTACAGAGAGAGAGGCACCTGCGGCAGGCATCGCTACAGAGAGAGAGGCACCTGCGGCAGGCATCGCTACAGAGAGAGAGGCACCTGCGGCAGGCATCGCTACAGAGAGAGAGGCACCTGCGGCAGGCATCGCTACAGAGAGAGAGGCACCTGCGGCAGGCATCGCTACAGAGAGAGAGGCACCTGCGGCAGGCATCGCTACAGAGAGAGAGGCACCTGCGGCAGGCATCGCTACAGAGGGAGGCACCGAGAGAGAGGCACCTGCGGCAGGCATCGCTACAGAGAGAGAGGCACCTGCGGCAGGCATCGCTACAGAGAGAGAGGCACCTGCGGCAGGCATCGCTACAGAGGGAGGCACCGAGAGGCACCTGCGGCAGGCATCGCTACAGAGAGAGAGGCACCTGCGGCAGGCATCGCTACAGAGAGAGGGGCACCTGCAGCAGGCATCGCTACAGAGAGAGGGGCACCTGCGGCAGGCATCGCTACAGAGAGAGAGGCACCTGCGGCAGGCATCGCTACAGAGAGAGAGGCACCTGCGGCAGGCATCGCTACAGAGAGAGAGGCACCTGCGGCAGGCATCGCTACAGAGAGAGAGGCACCTGCGGCAGGCATCGCTACAGAGAGAGAGGCACCTGCGGCAGGCATCGCTACAGAGAGAGAGGCACCTGCGGCAGGCATCGCTACAGAGAGAGAGGCACCTGCGGCAGGCATCGCTACAGAGAGAGAGGCACCTGCGGCAGGCATCGCTACAGAGGGAGGCACCTGCGGCAGGCATCGCTACAGAGGGAGGCACCTGCAGCAGGCATGAGGACTCGGGGGCACCTGTAACTTGCACGTCATCAAGGAGGGCACAGTGACATGGAGGGTCACCTGCAAGTGACACACAGTGGGCAGCTAGCGCTAGCACAAGGGTCTGGGGGAAGCTGGCACACAGGGTTTGCACTTTGCCCTCATGCTTGGAATTAAGAAAGGAGCTTATAACTGGCATGCTATAACGGTATGTGCTCCTCTACGGCGCGGAGAATGGGTGTAGTAGTTCCCTTTCACGCTGCGGGTTACGGGACATAATGGCAGACGTCAGCATACCTTGCTCCAGGCACGGCTGCCCCTTGGGCACCCTCTCGGCCCCGCACACAGTGAAGGTGTGGGTGTCGTCAGTCAGGCGCAGGGTAGTCCCACGCTCAGGCCGCACATGGACGACACTGCCCTGCATCCACACCACGCTGACCTCCAGCTGCCCGCCACCAGCAGGCCTCTCCAGCCAGAAGGAGGGCGGCGCCCCCGGGCGCTTCTTACACTGCTTCAGCTGGGCCGCCAGCATCTTCACCGGGGGAGAGCTGAACTGCGCGCCCCCTGACTGGACCATAGTCACGTCCGCCATGTGTAGTCCTAGTAGCGCCGCTTCAAATAACCGCGCCGTATTCAGGAGGACTCACAAGAGCTCACACTGCTTCCATGTACTTGTCTCTTGTTAGTGCGGCCGCCATTTTGGTGTAGACTGAAGTTCTCCATATGCCTAGTACAACTTTTTAGGGTACGTTCACACAGTTTTTTATGTGCTGAAACTGCTCGCATTTCTTCTTGTTTTTTGGTTCTTGTTTTTTTTCATCCTGCCCATCTCAATAGGAACTTTGGGCACGGATTGTGCAGCATGAAAGCCACGTCAAGAATGGACACCACTGAAAAAGTGGCGTGTCCGTTCTTGACATGTCTTTCGTGCACATTCCATGGTTTTTAAAtcgcaaataaattaaaaagaaagTTCCATAACATAACCATTACCAAGCGATTTCCCCATTTAATTGTGTGGAGAGGAATTGCAagcattttggtgtgtttttgggCATGGAATCCACACTAAAATACGCATGGAAAGaactctgtgtgaacatacccttaaagggcttatctgaggattaaaggggttctgcactttgtttaaactgatgatctatcctctggattgatcggcgggggtccgacacggtgacacctgggacccccaccgatcagctgtttgagaaggcagcggcgctccagctgcgccgcggccttctcacggtTTACCACactcccagtgacgtcacgactagtgtaactggcctgggcggggctaagctccattcaagtgaacagagcttagccccgcccaggccagtgatacaagtcgtgacgtcactgggccagcggtaaacagtgagaaggttgcggcgctccagcagcgccatgaccttctcactgtttacctctGGCTGCGCAATCCGCGCCCAAAGTTCCTATTGAGATGGgcaggatgaaaaaaaaaaaacaagaagaaaTGCGAGCAGTTTCAGCACATAAAAAACTGTGTGAACGTACCCTAAAAATTAGTTGTACTAGGCATATGAAGAAACTCAGTCTACACCAAAATGGCGGCCGCACTAACAAGAGAcaagtacttttacacttgcgttgttaattccggtattgagatccggcagaggatctcaataccgaaattaaacagatccattttgattttgcacatcagcacgcatccgttccgttaggatgctgtttgcggtccccaatgcacaggcaccatccgtgcggctgccgcgacggatccagacccattcaacttgaatgggtccgtgatccgtctacactgcaaaaaaatagagttctatatttttttgcggtgcaaatgcgtggacagaaaccccacggaagcactccgtagtgtttccgtggggttccctgcctccgttccgcaccgccagattgcggacccattcaagtgaatgggtctgcatctgtgatacGGTGAGCACACGGCCAGTTTCtgcatattgtggacccgctgtttgcggaccACAATACAGGCCAGggccgtatgcatgagccctcaatgatttacggatccgtttttttagtctcttaaaaaactgatccgtcaccgtttacttacattgttttcagtagcggatccgtttttttctgtttttatgaccggacacaaaaccgcagcttgactGGTCATAAAACGGAATgctgacggaacggaagacatcctgatgcatcctgaacggatctcttcccATGGGAGCAAATGACACACTAATACTACCTTAGCCACTAAATAAATAATTGACACCAACAACTTAGTGGAGGAAATGGCCGCTGTGCTTTATTAAGGGTCACTTAAAATAATTTACaacaataaattaaataaataatttaatttaaaaataacCGATACCAAAAGACCAATAATAAATTAACCATATAAagaccaagatccactcagcatGAGCTGAGCGACACTACCCCACAAGCCACGCCTAACATAGGCGAGGCCCCCCACAGCACCGCAGCCATTTCTCTACCACATTTTGAAGGcccaaattaaaaatatcaatcccCACCTCAGAAAGATGAACGTTATCAGACCTAAAAAGGCCTGGCAAAAATCCCTCCAAATCCAAATGCCTATAGCTAAAACCACCCACTAAAGGGAGAAATTTCTCAAGGGCCCTATTCACTCTTTTACGAATTTTCTCCAAAAATTTACCATCCTTTCCTGACCACACTAAGCGAGGGACAATTTTAGAAAACACTAAATTAGTATTGGGTAGACTATGATGTAATAAGGCCAGGTCTCTCTTCATAACCCACAATAATTTGCAGGTTCTTATTTTACCTAAATCATTCCCCCCAAGATGAATAACAATCAAATGTGGAACAGGCCATTTCTTCATAAGCTTATTAACTTCTTCCATTAACCCTTTCCAACACATCCCTCTAACTCCCTGCCAAAGAATAAGAACTTCAGATGCATTAAACGACAAATTCTCAGAGTATATTCTTTTTTcagctcgcttctgagcccaaaaCACAAATGAAAGGCCCACAATCCAAATCACAAACTGACTCCCTGTAAAAACAGAAAAGTATTCAGACTGGCAACATTAACTCTGGTCTAACATAAATTCTAAACCTATTAGATTCCCATCGCCCAATTCTTTTAACTACTGACTCATCCAACCCAAATCTAGAAGCCTCCGTCGCAGCGCCTATCCTAAATGAATGCGACGAGATTTTAGCAGAACTGAGCCCCAACCGCCCCAAACATTTCTTCAAAATTGCGCTAAACTGAAATTTAGTGAGAGGGGAGGAATCCTGATGCGCTAAAA from Bufo bufo chromosome 7, aBufBuf1.1, whole genome shotgun sequence encodes:
- the RMI2 gene encoding recQ-mediated genome instability protein 2, giving the protein MADVTMVQSGGAQFSSPPVKMLAAQLKQCKKRPGAPPSFWLERPAGGGQLEVSVVWMQGSVVHVRPERGTTLRLTDDTHTFTVCGAERVPKGQPCLEQGKYVMVMGTVLSCSPEPILRAVKISDLSENPVHRSMWKYEVEDLHMNVRYS